A window from Lactiplantibacillus pentosus encodes these proteins:
- a CDS encoding iron-sulfur cluster biosynthesis family protein: MTQIKISARLKALLTAKGFADKQLVLVTDDGGGKYSLHGGACSIGTKFTLIVLDQPDPEYDVAVDNNQQLALWTSAYDLIFFNDGIQMDYDQGRISIKDNAHMLDNAVQIAKGAEVLAAFEQGVPADNLTC, from the coding sequence ATGACACAAATAAAAATTAGCGCGCGTTTGAAAGCATTGTTGACTGCTAAGGGGTTTGCGGATAAACAGCTCGTCTTAGTGACTGACGATGGTGGGGGCAAGTATTCGTTGCACGGTGGCGCCTGCAGTATTGGGACGAAATTTACGCTGATCGTGCTCGACCAGCCGGATCCTGAGTATGATGTCGCTGTAGACAATAACCAGCAGTTGGCATTGTGGACTTCAGCTTACGACTTGATTTTCTTTAATGACGGGATTCAAATGGACTACGACCAGGGGCGCATCTCCATCAAGGATAATGCGCACATGCTGGACAATGCGGTGCAAATTGCCAAGGGCGCCGAAGTGCTGGCGGCGTTTGAACAAGGGGTACCAGCAGATAATTTGACTTGTTAG
- a CDS encoding WxL domain-containing protein, protein MKSMLGHLLMAGTLLVAGSMPIVANAAENRSGSTNLQAEFTKSTSTVTPVDPTDPNTPSTGGDDNNGATPGGDLSLIYVSKSLGYGTHEIDVLNDQQYTPDLTSANTNLWKGNMVVEVSDVRGTNAGWKLTVTGSNLTGVDGTTAKGATLSLPKGDVSNSGTDANGAVATASEVALNGTVGSSAVLNAAKGGGAGVTVSQLNPSNLTLNIKANTVKAQTYSGNLNWTLSDLPAE, encoded by the coding sequence ATGAAGTCAATGTTAGGACACTTATTAATGGCAGGCACCTTATTAGTTGCAGGGAGCATGCCGATTGTGGCAAACGCCGCCGAAAACCGGAGTGGGAGCACGAATCTGCAAGCGGAATTCACGAAGAGTACGTCGACCGTCACACCAGTTGACCCGACCGACCCGAACACACCAAGTACCGGTGGTGATGATAATAACGGTGCGACACCTGGTGGAGACTTGTCTTTGATTTACGTCTCCAAATCGTTAGGATATGGGACGCATGAAATCGACGTTTTAAATGACCAACAGTATACGCCGGATTTGACGAGTGCCAACACCAATTTATGGAAGGGCAACATGGTTGTCGAAGTTTCGGACGTTCGTGGGACTAACGCCGGCTGGAAGCTGACGGTAACGGGGTCTAATTTGACTGGTGTCGACGGTACAACGGCGAAAGGTGCGACGCTGAGCTTGCCTAAGGGTGACGTTTCCAACAGTGGTACCGATGCAAACGGTGCCGTTGCGACTGCTTCTGAAGTGGCATTGAACGGGACAGTGGGTTCGAGTGCCGTTTTGAATGCAGCTAAGGGCGGCGGTGCCGGGGTGACCGTCAGTCAATTAAATCCAAGCAATTTAACATTGAACATCAAAGCGAACACGGTTAAAGCTCAGACTTACAGTGGTAACTTGAACTGGACGTTGAGCGATTTACCAGCTGAATAA
- a CDS encoding sensor histidine kinase translates to MATVFFVLSLSSGLFEMLFLMIAFREYVTWRISIVWVLLIWLVQAFGEGCTLLFPHVPLVFFWIIPLVAVNTFMSSRLLYTKWLLMLPVAIFLNAVKRLISAVIAVAAKALMAPTAPMLLRQAIGFDITADLNILVTVIVDLPIVLALAFMAHRWLVRVSAADFLQRARVDASDYLLVLLFFIIYVIAYVFAMEWTVNSQTYMAIAASVTFGIIGLYLINNKNSHLNDAQLLLEVSNYNELLSHHNRDLHLFKHDYQNVLLSLSSFIKNDDMPGLKQYFETEVLPSSVRLNQQSELASLSRLAMPTVSGLIYAKHDAAMTQHVNLLVYILEDVELPNVPQIKVVRILGNLLDNAIDAALRADQQVKLTVTNQDEHTVSFTVQNQIPNDETLDLSVIKKSRFTTKPGHLGYGLSSIEQLTTDKLQVNYAIEDTDFVAELIVEG, encoded by the coding sequence ATGGCAACAGTTTTCTTCGTATTGTCCCTAAGTTCTGGCTTGTTTGAAATGTTATTTCTAATGATTGCGTTTCGAGAATATGTCACTTGGCGCATCAGCATCGTCTGGGTCCTCCTGATTTGGCTCGTGCAGGCGTTTGGGGAGGGGTGCACGCTGCTCTTTCCGCACGTGCCACTGGTCTTTTTCTGGATCATTCCCTTAGTCGCGGTGAATACGTTCATGAGTTCACGGCTGTTATATACAAAATGGTTACTAATGTTACCGGTTGCAATTTTTCTAAACGCGGTCAAACGGCTGATTAGTGCCGTGATTGCGGTTGCGGCTAAAGCGCTGATGGCACCGACCGCACCGATGCTATTACGGCAGGCGATTGGCTTTGACATCACAGCGGACCTGAATATTTTAGTTACCGTGATCGTGGATTTACCAATTGTTTTAGCCCTGGCATTCATGGCGCATCGATGGTTAGTGCGGGTTTCAGCAGCTGACTTTTTGCAGCGGGCACGGGTTGACGCGAGTGATTATCTGCTTGTGTTGTTATTCTTCATCATTTACGTGATTGCGTACGTTTTTGCGATGGAATGGACAGTCAATTCGCAGACTTACATGGCGATTGCCGCCAGCGTCACTTTTGGCATCATCGGCCTATACTTAATTAATAATAAAAACAGTCATTTGAATGACGCCCAATTATTATTAGAAGTCTCCAATTATAACGAATTACTTAGTCACCACAACCGCGACTTACACCTCTTCAAGCATGACTATCAAAACGTTTTACTCAGTTTGTCTTCGTTTATTAAAAACGACGATATGCCGGGGCTTAAACAGTATTTTGAAACGGAAGTCTTGCCGAGCAGCGTCCGCTTGAATCAACAGTCAGAACTCGCAAGCCTGAGTCGCTTGGCTATGCCGACCGTTAGTGGCCTGATTTATGCCAAGCACGATGCGGCGATGACGCAACACGTTAATCTGCTGGTCTATATTTTAGAAGATGTTGAATTACCCAATGTCCCACAAATTAAAGTCGTCCGGATTCTGGGCAACTTGCTTGATAATGCGATTGATGCCGCATTGCGGGCGGACCAGCAAGTCAAGCTGACGGTAACCAATCAGGACGAGCACACGGTAAGTTTTACCGTTCAAAATCAAATTCCGAATGATGAGACTTTGGATTTGTCGGTGATCAAAAAGAGTCGGTTTACCACCAAACCTGGTCATTTGGGTTATGGCTTAAGCAGTATTGAACAGTTGACGACCGATAAATTACAGGTCAATTATGCCATTGAAGACACTGATTTCGTGGCAGAACTGATTGTTGAAGGTTAG
- a CDS encoding alcohol dehydrogenase catalytic domain-containing protein, with protein sequence MKAVVFDDFGGPDKLHVAEVKRPTTTAETVLVRVTAVSVNHVDTFVRSGAFKTPLATPHIAGRDLVGRVVANSQADFKVGDRVWTNSMGYEGRMGATAEYVAVPVDRLYHAPDGVDGLQLVAAVHSAATAAIVLHDVMQVQAGQRLLIEGAAGNVGRKLIQLATAAGVTVVTTSSARDFDQCQRLGSQACYDYQSGFGDQLVRDEWTFDHVIDTSGRVALATNLDLLLLGGEVTLITAPKDDQFTFGVRAFYMAQKRINGFVISHATVDQLARAAEVLNQAFSAGQLLDDQVSQQHFSDAPRCHQWLEDGQDGHQRFVLLPD encoded by the coding sequence ATGAAGGCAGTTGTTTTTGATGATTTTGGTGGTCCGGACAAGTTGCATGTCGCTGAAGTGAAACGACCCACAACAACGGCAGAGACCGTCCTCGTACGGGTGACCGCGGTGTCCGTCAACCACGTGGATACGTTTGTGCGCAGTGGTGCGTTCAAAACGCCGTTAGCAACACCCCATATTGCGGGGCGGGATTTAGTTGGTCGCGTGGTCGCAAATTCACAGGCGGATTTTAAAGTTGGCGACCGAGTCTGGACGAACTCAATGGGCTACGAGGGTCGGATGGGTGCCACGGCTGAATATGTGGCGGTGCCAGTCGACCGGCTGTACCATGCGCCAGATGGTGTGGATGGCTTGCAACTGGTTGCGGCGGTGCATTCGGCAGCGACCGCGGCCATCGTCCTGCACGATGTGATGCAGGTTCAAGCTGGTCAGCGGTTACTCATTGAAGGGGCCGCTGGAAACGTCGGCCGCAAGTTGATTCAACTAGCGACCGCTGCCGGCGTCACGGTGGTCACGACGTCCTCAGCCCGCGACTTCGACCAATGCCAACGACTTGGAAGTCAAGCTTGTTACGATTATCAATCTGGTTTTGGAGACCAGCTGGTGCGTGATGAGTGGACGTTTGACCATGTTATCGATACGTCTGGCCGGGTCGCATTGGCGACTAATCTGGACTTACTACTGCTGGGTGGTGAGGTCACGCTGATTACCGCGCCGAAAGACGACCAATTCACGTTTGGTGTGCGGGCCTTTTACATGGCGCAGAAGCGAATTAACGGCTTTGTGATTAGTCATGCCACTGTTGATCAGTTGGCGCGGGCGGCAGAAGTCTTGAACCAAGCTTTTAGCGCCGGGCAATTGCTAGACGACCAAGTTAGTCAGCAGCATTTTTCAGATGCCCCGCGCTGCCACCAGTGGCTGGAAGACGGTCAGGACGGGCACCAGCGCTTTGTTTTGTTGCCGGATTGA
- a CDS encoding TfoX/Sxy family protein, with protein MSQMATLTKLPNIGPTLAKQLEAVAITSPEQLSTMGSKDAFAAIKKVNPHACIQLLYSLQGAIEDKPYTQLPTETREDLKQYFKSLA; from the coding sequence ATGAGTCAAATGGCAACCTTAACCAAATTACCCAACATTGGACCGACCTTAGCCAAGCAGTTAGAAGCAGTCGCGATTACGTCGCCTGAGCAACTCTCGACCATGGGTAGCAAGGATGCGTTTGCGGCCATTAAGAAAGTTAATCCGCACGCTTGTATCCAATTGTTGTATTCGCTGCAAGGCGCGATTGAAGACAAGCCTTATACGCAACTGCCAACGGAGACACGCGAGGATTTGAAGCAATATTTCAAAAGCTTGGCCTAG
- a CDS encoding DUF916 and DUF3324 domain-containing protein: MQLMKRIMVALACLVLGLQAGLVTSFAAGDASSKSSSQASQSNDIGFSVAAKIPSNQLDQHQSYFDLKMTPGRQQKIQTTIYNVTNAEIKVQTAIHTAYTNGNGIIEYVTPAKSFDPSLKYRMSQLTTIDGPKTVTIPANGSKVVTATIKMPKAAFNGVVLGGWYFKRVSNKVTGHVKGSMNIANQYSYVIGLKYTMGKLPAPQLKLDTVTAGMQNYRRGIFPQLRNVSAVIVPKLTLKAKLTSKNSGKVVKTFSQKDVQLAPNSVYKVPILTGTNRLQAGTYHVHLVAQNQDHRWVFDKDFVISTAAADKYNQASVDNSGINVGWFILFGALGMLIIGLIGVLIFLKIRKRRRA, encoded by the coding sequence ATGCAATTAATGAAACGAATCATGGTCGCGTTAGCCTGCCTGGTATTGGGGTTACAAGCAGGGCTCGTGACGAGCTTTGCGGCGGGGGACGCCAGCAGCAAGTCTAGTAGTCAAGCGAGTCAAAGCAATGACATTGGCTTTAGTGTCGCTGCTAAAATTCCTAGTAATCAGCTTGATCAGCATCAATCGTATTTTGATTTAAAGATGACGCCGGGACGCCAGCAAAAAATTCAAACGACGATTTATAACGTGACCAATGCTGAAATCAAAGTTCAGACGGCGATTCATACCGCCTACACGAATGGTAATGGGATCATTGAATACGTGACGCCAGCCAAAAGCTTTGACCCCTCGCTGAAATATCGGATGTCGCAACTGACGACGATCGACGGCCCAAAGACGGTCACGATTCCAGCGAATGGATCCAAGGTCGTAACGGCGACGATCAAGATGCCGAAAGCTGCGTTTAATGGCGTGGTCCTCGGTGGTTGGTATTTCAAACGCGTCAGCAATAAAGTCACGGGACACGTGAAGGGTTCGATGAACATTGCCAATCAGTATTCCTACGTTATCGGTCTGAAGTACACGATGGGTAAGCTGCCGGCGCCACAATTGAAGCTAGATACAGTCACGGCTGGGATGCAAAACTACCGGCGAGGGATTTTCCCACAACTACGTAATGTCAGTGCGGTGATCGTGCCCAAGCTGACGCTCAAAGCGAAGTTGACCAGCAAGAATAGCGGCAAAGTGGTGAAGACCTTTAGTCAAAAAGACGTACAGTTAGCGCCTAATTCCGTCTACAAAGTGCCGATTTTAACTGGGACGAATCGGTTACAGGCTGGCACGTATCATGTTCATCTAGTGGCGCAGAATCAGGACCATCGCTGGGTCTTTGACAAGGATTTTGTCATCAGTACGGCCGCTGCGGATAAGTACAACCAAGCGTCAGTGGATAATTCCGGCATCAACGTCGGGTGGTTCATTCTATTTGGGGCGCTAGGTATGTTGATCATTGGGTTGATTGGTGTCTTGATTTTCTTGAAGATTCGTAAACGGCGGCGTGCATAG
- a CDS encoding GyrI-like domain-containing protein, with protein sequence MKYEWRKQEKTLYSTKKQAQLLTIPAQTFMSLHGTGNPNGPAFQAQLQTLYPAAYGLKSAYKQYAQTQDCEFDDYVVFPLEGVWSLTEKGQQLDHLDKNEFSYDIMIRIPDFVPEDLIEPALAAVKAKKQLPTEQIQILHFDAMSVAQILHVGAYDDEPSSFAKIDELVAAENQQRISKIHREIYLSDARRVAPERLKTILRYRIAPK encoded by the coding sequence ATGAAGTATGAATGGCGGAAGCAAGAAAAGACGTTGTATTCGACGAAAAAACAAGCACAATTACTGACGATTCCAGCACAAACGTTTATGTCGTTACACGGGACTGGGAACCCGAACGGTCCGGCGTTTCAGGCACAATTACAGACCCTGTATCCAGCGGCATACGGCCTGAAAAGTGCGTACAAACAATACGCCCAAACGCAGGACTGCGAGTTTGACGATTACGTCGTCTTTCCACTCGAAGGTGTCTGGTCGCTAACTGAAAAGGGGCAGCAACTCGACCATTTAGATAAAAATGAATTCAGTTATGACATCATGATTCGGATTCCTGATTTTGTTCCTGAAGACTTGATTGAACCAGCGTTGGCGGCCGTTAAAGCGAAGAAACAGTTGCCGACTGAGCAGATTCAGATTTTGCATTTTGACGCCATGTCGGTCGCACAGATTCTGCATGTAGGGGCTTACGATGATGAACCGTCTAGTTTTGCCAAGATTGACGAATTAGTGGCGGCTGAAAATCAACAGCGTATTAGCAAAATCCATCGGGAAATCTACCTCTCAGATGCGCGGCGGGTGGCGCCTGAGCGGCTGAAAACGATTTTGCGGTATCGGATTGCTCCTAAATAA
- a CDS encoding cell surface protein: protein MFKQIMKGLWLVGFSLVLILSGLSLNAGAATLTDKMTDVKSNAAFQVTPNGNVVGSNVDEGLSTYPSVSAITANYADNGRITKQTTKMTVTMSGTIGLRSSKSTITKAYYDIMTKPASDSFTGTTLMTTTPASLGSGNSFSISSSKQTQTLAVNFQNIKTALPIYVGFRITVNGQEGTYQVGKFSAQTLSPKITGTLYSTDTVIKGTGTPGNTISSNVNGVTTTVGSDGTYTLNLGTALGSLSSVTVTEVDEVTGDNGTATATVTPKKLNITSSKTAVDVYPGDLDSLTSDSAVVAWLVKQAGIVATNPDSATDTITYAAKETGLASKLSALAVGGSTTINVYGKGSSGLQSDAKTITVTMRDGTLSLGTPPASLTFGSLTIPFKETLYQPTSSWNIVVNDTRKTGSTWYLRATATAMKSATRTLSGNLIYLNGSTKQVLTNTSVTVASGSKVAGKTATTATSDWSASKGILLDVQPSVQVDSYSGSVNWTLQDTP from the coding sequence GTGTTTAAACAAATTATGAAAGGACTATGGCTAGTTGGTTTCAGTCTGGTTCTAATCTTAAGTGGGCTGAGTTTAAATGCTGGTGCGGCGACCCTAACGGATAAGATGACGGATGTGAAGTCGAATGCCGCCTTTCAGGTGACCCCGAATGGGAACGTTGTCGGCAGTAACGTCGATGAAGGGTTGTCGACTTATCCGTCCGTGTCAGCGATTACCGCCAATTATGCCGATAATGGCCGAATCACGAAGCAGACGACCAAGATGACGGTCACCATGAGTGGGACGATTGGCTTAAGATCCAGTAAGTCAACGATAACTAAGGCGTACTATGACATTATGACCAAGCCAGCGAGTGACAGTTTTACCGGGACGACGTTAATGACGACCACGCCAGCGAGTCTTGGGAGTGGTAATTCTTTCAGTATCAGCTCATCCAAACAAACCCAGACGTTAGCGGTCAATTTTCAAAATATCAAGACCGCACTCCCGATTTATGTCGGCTTCCGGATTACTGTTAATGGACAAGAAGGAACGTATCAAGTCGGTAAGTTTTCTGCCCAGACACTGTCGCCTAAAATTACCGGGACGCTCTATTCTACTGATACGGTCATCAAAGGTACTGGGACCCCCGGCAACACCATCAGCAGTAACGTTAATGGCGTGACAACGACGGTCGGTAGTGACGGTACGTATACCTTGAATCTCGGGACGGCGTTAGGCTCGTTGTCTTCAGTGACAGTGACTGAAGTGGATGAGGTGACGGGTGATAACGGGACGGCGACAGCCACTGTGACGCCGAAGAAGCTCAATATCACGAGTTCGAAGACGGCTGTGGATGTCTATCCAGGTGATTTGGATTCGTTGACGAGTGACTCGGCGGTGGTCGCGTGGTTGGTCAAGCAAGCAGGCATCGTCGCGACCAATCCGGATAGTGCGACTGATACGATCACGTATGCTGCTAAGGAGACGGGCCTGGCTAGCAAGCTGAGTGCGTTGGCAGTCGGCGGCAGTACCACAATCAACGTCTATGGTAAGGGGAGTTCCGGACTGCAATCGGATGCCAAGACGATTACCGTCACCATGCGCGATGGCACTTTGAGTCTCGGCACACCCCCAGCCAGCCTGACGTTTGGAAGTTTGACGATTCCATTCAAGGAGACCCTGTATCAGCCGACGAGTAGTTGGAACATTGTCGTCAACGATACGCGTAAGACTGGCTCAACTTGGTATCTCCGCGCAACGGCGACCGCGATGAAATCTGCGACGAGGACCCTTAGCGGCAATCTGATTTATCTAAACGGTAGTACCAAACAAGTTTTGACGAATACGTCTGTGACGGTCGCTTCCGGCAGTAAAGTGGCGGGCAAGACCGCGACGACTGCCACCAGCGACTGGTCAGCCAGCAAAGGCATTTTACTAGACGTCCAGCCGAGCGTTCAAGTCGATAGTTATAGTGGATCCGTTAATTGGACGTTGCAGGATACGCCGTGA
- a CDS encoding LPXTG cell wall anchor domain-containing protein, with product MPIKRWRLIVGVVLVLGWPLSAQAGTQGRTEISVGFYETTYDADRIIPARDIPDGRRPYVLKTTKQRPGTRSPVTQPTTGTSRQGQPTNTIAGWPTALANGRLPQTSERASLWGLLAGMSLLAGTLLGALYRQLKEQFGGDAGV from the coding sequence ATGCCGATTAAACGATGGCGATTAATAGTAGGCGTTGTGCTGGTACTAGGCTGGCCACTGTCTGCTCAGGCGGGCACTCAGGGGCGAACTGAAATCAGTGTCGGCTTTTATGAGACGACGTATGACGCTGACCGCATTATTCCAGCGCGCGATATTCCGGATGGCAGACGGCCCTATGTTCTCAAAACGACGAAACAGCGGCCAGGAACACGATCTCCTGTGACGCAGCCGACGACCGGTACATCACGTCAAGGGCAACCAACGAATACGATTGCGGGCTGGCCGACAGCTTTGGCGAACGGCCGGTTACCGCAAACCAGTGAGCGCGCCAGTTTATGGGGATTACTCGCTGGCATGAGTTTATTAGCCGGAACGCTGCTGGGCGCGCTTTACCGGCAATTAAAGGAACAGTTTGGGGGTGACGCTGGTGTTTAA
- a CDS encoding helix-turn-helix domain-containing protein, whose product MGTEIQFVQYLHQMRDYNDQHPTTKGLILLGYLERDFIRFYRAGKVEEGIRFVKENLTRSRDLLNKLSSEEKQLQLSALVDVLAFEGMQNHAEIYEFVQLRNDYHHWLDKLPVTTERYQPLVVQIIRDFAAIAQPNALTYSAHLESTLDVLYYTNAHLHDHLTVKKVLAHVNQRCNPETVRRAFSQEMHMSIRDYINAKKIQEAEHMLLATDHTIRVIAAELSFYDAADFSKRFKKETGQTPLEYRQENTRRA is encoded by the coding sequence ATGGGGACTGAAATACAATTTGTACAATATCTACATCAGATGCGTGACTACAACGATCAACATCCGACCACTAAGGGGTTGATCTTATTGGGGTATTTGGAACGGGATTTTATTCGCTTTTACAGGGCTGGAAAAGTTGAGGAGGGCATTCGATTTGTGAAAGAAAACCTGACTCGTTCGCGTGATCTATTAAATAAGTTATCGAGTGAAGAAAAGCAGCTCCAACTGAGCGCACTAGTGGATGTGCTCGCCTTTGAGGGCATGCAAAACCATGCGGAGATCTACGAATTTGTACAGCTTCGTAATGATTACCATCATTGGCTCGATAAGTTGCCAGTGACGACCGAGCGATATCAGCCGTTAGTTGTGCAAATCATTCGCGATTTTGCGGCCATCGCACAGCCGAATGCCCTGACTTATAGCGCGCATCTGGAATCGACCTTAGACGTGCTGTATTACACCAACGCGCATTTGCATGACCATCTGACCGTCAAAAAAGTCCTAGCCCACGTCAATCAGCGGTGTAATCCAGAGACGGTGCGGCGCGCTTTCAGTCAAGAGATGCACATGTCGATTCGCGACTATATCAACGCCAAAAAGATTCAGGAGGCGGAGCACATGCTGCTGGCGACTGATCACACGATTCGCGTGATTGCCGCCGAGCTGTCCTTTTACGACGCGGCTGATTTTTCCAAACGGTTTAAGAAGGAGACCGGGCAAACGCCACTGGAATACCGGCAAGAAAATACCCGGCGCGCTTGA